The Daphnia pulex isolate KAP4 chromosome 7, ASM2113471v1 genome includes the window AACCAGACATTCCCACCACATTCTATGATTCTATCTAAAAATACTTGGTCTGTTGGAAATGTTGAGTCGATTAATTTTGTAGTGGTCTAAAAAGCATTATTGTTATGCAAGGAATGGAAAATATCTCACGTAAAAATCAGCAGCAATGCGCAAACTATTCAAAATCTAAAATCTTCCGTCGCAGTAGATATGTATTTTCAACATGCGTTTCCGCGATCAAGTGTGACGAAAGCTATAAAACTcttcaaagggaaaataacCCGATGACATGTACAGTTAGTATCAAACATGAATATAATGGTGACATATTGAAGGACAACATTATACCAAAAATGTCGGTTGAACATGCATGATTTTCATACATTGGCTTTGAATGAGTCTTTCTCAGTGCGCAAGGATTTCATCGTCTCAATAGGATCGGTTTGTTTAGCATGACTTTGAACAGAGGGTTCGTGAACGCGCATGAATGGATTGAACTGCTTTTCTTCGCTCAATAGAGAAGGAACAGTAGGTTGGGAATTTTCCCGTTGCTCTCGGGCCCAAGATATACGTTTGGAAACGAATTCATTATTGGGTTCTACATGAAGTCCAAAAGCTAGATTTTGCAAAGAGTATTCATGACCACAGTAAACACGAGTATCATCAGGAAGAGCGCCGAGGACATTGATCAATGCATGATACATTTGATCAGCCGTTCCTTCGAAAAACCTACCACATCCTCCTTGAAAGAGAGTATCACCTAATATTGAAGAAacaatattgaaaatatttactcATTTAACCactagaatattttcaaagttttACTCACCAGTGAATACTGCTGATTGTCCATTGACACTGCTTGAGggcaaataataacaaatatgCCCAGAAGTGTGGCATGGTGTAAATAGACATTGAATTTCTAGGTTTCCAACCTGAAGTTTATCTCCATGAGAAACCTTCTTATTCAACGCTCCAATACGGTTATCTCCACCATATACTGCAAGCCCAGGAACAAGTTTTACTAATTCTTCATTGCCACCTGCATGATCCCtgtcattaaaaacaaaatcccaaacatttaaattaaaaatttactatACTAATGATAAAACAAACCAATGATGATGAGTAGTAAGAACAGTGGtcaatttcacattttcctGATTTACAATTTCAACCACTTTGCTAGGGTTTACTGGGTCTACAATTGCAGCTTCATTTGAGCTCTCATCCACCAACTATAGTTTAAGTATGAAATGTATTTTACATGTGATAAGCCGAATCCAAAAAGTTTGCATACCAAATACATGTAGTTATCTTGCAAAGCTGGAATGATATGGACTTTCATCTTTGAGTCAATACAAGTTTTGAGCTGGCTGTGACTTCTTGAACCAAGGGCTCTCCAAGCAGAAACTacaaagaataatttttaagaaaatgttcaatttGTTGACAAAATaatgttcaaataaaaactgtaGACGTACAGCGAAAATATGCCGCAGTTAACGCTTGCAAACACGATTCAGGTAGAAGACGAACTAGAGTATTCatctgttttgttgtttttgagCCACTTGCCGATAGCTCTTTCTCACAGAGCAGTCGACAGACAGTGTTAACACGTTAAACACTGAAATTGCGCTTGATTGATTAATGATTATCAGTTTTGAATCAAACTCTAATATTCAAGATATCATGCAGAACagttacaataaaataaaaggtaacAAAATTACTGAAGACAGAGAAACAATACAAAATTTggttcttttgattttgttcgtCAATTTTGGCAATGGGGCAAATGAATAGCAGACGATACAACAGCAAACAAGAACAATCTCTTCAAACTttcaaactaaacaaaaagattGTGCCATGGATTTCGAAAAGACACAACAGTTGATACTTCAAACTGAAGCTGCTGCCCAAGAGATTTTTATCACCAGAGACGAGATAGTAGCATTGGATTTCAAGCGCCAAAAAACACGGGAAGCTTTTCGGGCTTTGAAAAATGGCTTGGAACCTAGTGAAAAGGCATGGGTGTCGATTGGAAACATATTCGTAAAAATAAGGACGTCCAAGGCGCAAAACTTGTTGGAACGAGGTATTTAAAATTagcatttaaatttcaacaaaattaattcaaattgtcGCCTTTCTCCTGCAGAGTTAAAAGAGGTTGATCAAGAGATATCTGAACATCGCAACAAGCTTAAAGAACAAGTGAAACATTTGAGAGATCTTGAAGGGAAACCAGAACTGAAAGGGTTTGATTTAAAACCAATATCTAAAGAAGCTGAGATTATAATGCAAGCACTTTCTAAGTGAAGTCTGAATATcatcaataaattattttctgtgaTTAATAATTTCTCTTATATCCTCTGAGTTTTCCTCTCCATTTTGGTTACCTTGTTCGAGATATAATGTTGATGACACATTTTGAATTAGGCATAATTGAGACACCATGTCAGGATCCAAATAATTCATGAACTTTGGAACAGTTGCTTTCATCCCATTCAAAGTTTGGAGGGCTTCATTGTGCATTTGGTGATCAACATAAAGTTGGAAAATAGCAGAGTAAACATTTCCTGGTTTCAAAATGCCTAAATCCATGCTAGATGATTGTAAGATACTTTCAAACTGAGAAATTCCTTGTAGGTTTGTGGCAGACATTTTTCTGATGTTAATGAACTGCTCCAGAAAAGCCATTTTCATATAAAGTGCTTTAGATCTTGTTGATTGACTACTTTCAGGAGTTTTGGACATAATTTTGTGCGCTTCTTTCAATGCGTTCATTGCGTTGTCGTAGCTTTGGTATTCATCAACCTCGGCCTAATAATAAGAACACATTGCCGTATCTATTTAGTTTTTAGATAAATAATAAGTTAATAACcaataattaatttacaaACCTGTGCACAGGCTTCATAAAAGCCGACAAGGAGATCGGGCGATCTAGCTTTCGTGTAGAAGGTCACAATGTGTTTGACGTATTCCGGGTGGGAGCGCCAGTCGAGGGTTTGTAAATAGTTTCCAGCAAGTATATAAATATCAGGCTGCCTAGACACGTTTGCGAAGAAGACAATTCGATCTGTATCGCCTGATTTTAAGAGAGCTTTCATCGCTTGATACTAGATACAAATTTCCCATTAgttaaagaaatcaaacaaaaaaataaaaaccaaagaTCAATTACTTTATCTCCTGCTTGAGTAAACTTCTTTGCCGCTAACTGGTAGTCACCCTGGCGTTGAGCAACTTCAGCCAGTTGAGTCAGCAATCGGCTGTTATTTTCCCCATTTACGAGTTGATCGGCCAACGCTTCTGTCAACGTGACATTGTATTTCAAACACATGTCAACTGCATCGGAattctgtaaaataaattcccTTTCAGACTTAGATTCAGACGTAGAAAATATCGAGATTCTAATCTTACCTTTCCTGCCATGGCAAGCAAATCTACAGCTGCATCATAATGGCGATGACTTGCTAAATAATCAGCACAACGTTGCAGTGATGCAGGATTCGAGTTTTTGTCCAAACGTCGAGCTAATTCTAATACAGCTTCATGCTGTTCCGTTCTTTGAAGGGCGCAAGAAAAATAAGCCAAACATTCACTTGTTATACATTTCATGCAAGATATTACCTAGAAGCCAAATCGAGGGCAGTATCAAGAAGTCCAGCTTTACTGTACAGCATGACTGCTCGATCGAATCTCGGTTGGCGATCGCTGTTAGCCGATGAACCTTCAAAATAACGTGCAGCTTCaatcatttcttcttgttcgccCAGCATGGCGTATCGGTACAGCTGGTCATCCAGTTCGTGTTCctatttacaaagaaaaaagtcaagtgTGCTTTCTCTCAAAAGGGGAATGATATGAATACTACATACTTTGCATAGACGGACAGCGTTACCGTAGGCGGCTGCCTGGCCAAAAAACTTCAAAGCCTCGGGAATGTTATCGTTAGCCTCGTGTTGCCGGGCGACGTGGAAGCAAGCTGCGCGGTCTTGGCTCTGTTCAGCCAACTCGGTCGCTCGATTCAAATCGCCCAAATAGCAATGAAGCCGCACAAGTGAAAGGTAGTCTCCAGCCCTGGCGTAGTGTTCTAGCGCCGTATCCATCTCTCCGCTGCTTTCCAGAAACTGAGCCCACCAACGAAGTCGTTCTCTACCGAGCAAACAACAATAACCTGATTAATAACCCCGTCACTTTACgaggaataaaaatttagaaaatgtacGGGTCTTGACTGGAAGTGCAATAATTCTGAAGGGCGGTTGTATCTTCGAATAGCATTCGTGGGACATCAAAATGATGGGTTTGACACTTTTCGTACATTTGGAGCGCTAACGTAGTATTTCctacaaatagaaaatcaattatttttgaagTGCTATAACCTAATCATGGCAgctaatcaagaaaaagattaaCAAGATACGTACCTTCGCCTTCGAGATGACGAGCGTACTCGTAGTAAGTCCGTTTCAAGTTGATTCGATCTTTAGTGTGGGCCAATTGCAACGCTTCGTCCCATCGGTTAGAAGCCTGGTACATTCGGCTAAGAAGGTCGTAGCATAAAGATTGCTCGCACATCGCTTCCGCAtctttctgtaaaaaataatatgacATCATTCAATTGTTGggttgaataaaagaaagttAACTCAACCACTTACTATCATGCCCAACTGGACGGCAAGAACAGCTGTAATTGCATCCACTTGGCCTAAATATTTCTCCTGGGCAGATCGAACCGCCGCAGCTGCCCTGGCGCTGCCTAATTTCCCCAAGCAAATTAGGCCGACGTCCGGTCGCCTCAATTGG containing:
- the LOC124197931 gene encoding hydroxyacylglutathione hydrolase, mitochondrial-like is translated as MNTLVRLLPESCLQALTAAYFRFSAWRALGSRSHSQLKTCIDSKMKVHIIPALQDNYMYLLVDESSNEAAIVDPVNPSKVVEIVNQENVKLTTVLTTHHHWDHAGGNEELVKLVPGLAVYGGDNRIGALNKKVSHGDKLQVGNLEIQCLFTPCHTSGHICYYLPSSSVNGQSAVFTGDTLFQGGCGRFFEGTADQMYHALINVLGALPDDTRVYCGHEYSLQNLAFGLHVEPNNEFVSKRISWAREQRENSQPTVPSLLSEEKQFNPFMRVHEPSVQSHAKQTDPIETMKSLRTEKDSFKANV
- the LOC124197932 gene encoding p53 and DNA damage-regulated protein 1-like is translated as MDFEKTQQLILQTEAAAQEIFITRDEIVALDFKRQKTREAFRALKNGLEPSEKAWVSIGNIFVKIRTSKAQNLLERELKEVDQEISEHRNKLKEQVKHLRDLEGKPELKGFDLKPISKEAEIIMQALSK